In Pantoea cypripedii, the following proteins share a genomic window:
- a CDS encoding helix-turn-helix transcriptional regulator, with product MKSYFSDNEKNNYIKNSLERNILKYGNFKYAYAVMDKKHTDNIVVIYNIENDFVDEYLSNKYQNIDPIIITALNRITSFTWDDDIKINSYWPMDKVFVLKSCNFLAGHTFVVHDYYSNLATLTLYYDKFLMTDVAELIKNLKNDFQDILLNTHEMLLQIYMKSKEKCAMNMDLSTREAEVLYWSSTGKTYAEVAGILHLTVSTVKFHMGNTVRKLGVKNAKHAISLANELNLIPRPGK from the coding sequence ATGAAAAGTTACTTTTCAGATAACGAAAAAAATAATTATATAAAAAACAGTTTGGAAAGAAACATACTAAAGTACGGTAATTTTAAGTACGCATACGCTGTAATGGATAAAAAACATACAGATAACATAGTCGTCATTTATAACATAGAAAATGATTTTGTTGATGAGTATCTTTCCAATAAATATCAAAATATTGACCCTATTATTATCACTGCATTGAATCGCATAACATCTTTTACCTGGGATGATGACATCAAAATAAACTCTTATTGGCCAATGGATAAAGTTTTTGTTTTAAAATCTTGTAATTTTTTAGCTGGTCATACTTTTGTTGTACATGATTATTATAGCAATCTGGCAACGCTAACATTATATTATGATAAATTTCTGATGACTGATGTTGCTGAACTTATCAAAAATCTTAAAAATGATTTTCAGGATATTCTACTGAATACCCATGAAATGTTGCTTCAGATCTACATGAAATCAAAAGAAAAGTGCGCTATGAATATGGATCTGTCTACCCGTGAAGCTGAAGTACTCTACTGGAGCAGTACCGGAAAGACCTATGCTGAAGTTGCTGGGATCCTGCACCTCACCGTTAGCACGGTTAAATTCCATATGGGAAATACAGTCAGAAAACTTGGCGTCAAGAATGCAAAACATGCTATTAGCTTAGCAAATGAACTCAACCTTATACCCCGACCAGGTAAATGA
- a CDS encoding formyltransferase family protein, which produces MKCIQVLAKKIHRQKDLNTIERSYRGLSEAEEYLALTYGVPELHPLKLANIVTTIDFTDDFLSHCTDGVNAIDNSGAIIFLNVILKNKWIDFFEQRIVNAHPAVLPYARGMFAIEQFLVDNTHCQFEQAAGATIHYIDMGIDTGAIIETAQLEKIWDLESIWAVKGESYLLAFELMKCYLTRKEKFTLTDCHRADKTISSPLYFRRNFSPEIKKHPRPNS; this is translated from the coding sequence ATGAAATGCATTCAAGTCTTAGCAAAAAAAATTCATAGACAAAAAGACTTAAATACTATCGAAAGATCTTATCGCGGACTGAGTGAAGCAGAAGAGTATTTAGCGTTAACATATGGAGTACCTGAATTACATCCATTAAAACTGGCTAACATTGTCACAACGATCGACTTTACTGATGATTTTCTTTCTCATTGTACGGATGGCGTGAATGCGATTGACAATTCAGGTGCGATTATATTCCTTAACGTCATTCTTAAAAATAAATGGATTGATTTTTTTGAACAACGAATAGTTAATGCTCATCCCGCTGTTTTACCTTACGCAAGAGGAATGTTCGCCATTGAGCAATTTCTCGTTGATAACACTCACTGTCAATTTGAACAAGCTGCTGGAGCAACAATCCATTATATCGATATGGGAATTGACACAGGGGCTATCATTGAGACGGCTCAATTGGAAAAAATATGGGATCTTGAATCAATTTGGGCAGTTAAAGGAGAATCTTATCTCCTGGCATTCGAATTAATGAAATGTTATTTAACGCGCAAAGAAAAATTCACCTTAACTGATTGTCATAGGGCAGATAAAACTATATCAAGCCCTTTGTATTTCAGGCGTAACTTTTCACCCGAAATAAAAAAACATCCGAGACCAAATTCATAA